The DNA window CTTTCGTAAAACAATAAATTTATATCCCGCAATAGACAATATCTTTGCATACACTACCAAGTATAATTGTGTTGTTTCGGCCTCGGGAGAAAAGATCTCTTATTCCGAAAAAAAGTCTTTATGGAGATATATTGAAAGCCTCCCGTCGAACGGAGAAAATGTTGATGTTAATTGGACTCTCGTTACGATAAATGGGAACAAATATTTTTTAAATGTCAAGGCATTTGACGGGGGATATTTGGGCATAGTGACAAAACCCGGAACCTTAAAATCACTACTGCCCTATGATAAATTGAAGATTACAAACTTGATTTTCGCCGATAATAGCGGAAACCCTCTAACAGATATAAATCTGACACAAGAACACCAACTTGACCTTTCAAAAGACTTATCATCCTATTATTTAACCGGAAATGCAGAGAAGCAGCTGATTGTAGGCGCAGAGTCGGCTATGGCAAATTTCCGGCTGCTCTTGGTTAAACCCGATAAAGAGATTAGGCATAATATCTCTTGGGTATACTCTTTGTCATACGTTATAATAATTGCGTCATTTCTATCGTTCGCAGGGGTTATTTTTTGCCTTTGCAGAAAGGTTATGAATCCTATGGAACGTATTAGAGACGCAATCATTAAAATGGGGCAAGGGGATTTCTCATTTGATACAAGTTCTAAGGGTATTGCTCGCGAGTATGTAGATATATATAATTCTTATATGCAAATGCTAAAGCAGATTGAGACATTAAAGATTCGTAATTATGAAGAACGCATTAAGAGGCAACAAGCAGAACTACAGTTTTACCAAATGCAGATTAAGCCTCATTTTATCTTGAATTGTCTTACTACAATAGCGAATTTATCCCGAACAGGAGAAAATGAAAAACTGTATGCATTTATCTCTGATTTTTCGCACTTTTCGCGTTATATGTTTCATAAAGAATTTGTTCTTGTGTCACTGAAAGACGAGCTCAGCCAGATTGAGCATTTTATTAATATGCAAAAAATTAGATTGCCTGATAAAGTGTTTTTAATGACCGAAATTCCTGACGATTTCAATGACCGCCGGATTCCGGCTATGATATTGCAAACTCTTGTGGAAAACAGCATAAAACATGGTTTGGATCCATCATATGATATATGTATATTTATACAATGCAGCGAAATCAACTCTTTATTAAATAATGAAAATATTTTGACTCTAGTTGTTGAAGATACCGGTAAAGGGTTTCCAAGCGAAGTCTTGGCGGAAATAAATAGTCCATACTTAGAAATGAATCATGTCAAGGGTTTCGGCTTGAGGAATGTAAAAGCAACTTTGGATCTTAATTACAACGGAAAAGCAAGTATATTCTTTGAAAATATGGAGCCAACTGGGGCCCATATAGAGATAAAATTGCCGGGAAAAGATACCTATAAGGATTAAACGCTGAAAAAGGCTTTAATCCTTTTTTATTATACTTCCTAATGGATAGATTTTCCTTTCGGACCGTCGCTCGGGTCACATCTTATTCACTAAAGAAGTCAGAATTTTACCAGAAGTTTTTATTTGTTTTATAGATAATCCGTTTTGGTTTCCGGTTCTGGCAAGCCAAGATTCAACCAAGTCAAGATCATATGCCGTGTGAACACAACAGCCACAGAACAAACAATGGCGTCAAACGAGCGGCTTTGGCATTCACGAGCAAACCCGAGGCAGGACTTTATGGTTTTGAAGAAGACCTCAATATTCCAACGTCGGGCATAGAGTGAGGCGACCTGTTGCGGGGACAGAGACAAATTTAAACGATTGGCTCATGGCGTATTGACACAATTTGTAAGCATTGGTGCGTTTATCAAAGTCCGTCCGGCTACCGTTTATCCGGGTTTTCTCTTTATGAGAACTCAACAGGCGGAAGTCCACCGGGACAGTAGTGTTTTTCAAGTGGAAACATAGCGTAAGGGTCTGTCGGAAAATAAAGTGTGCAGTTGGCGCAGCAATTTTGTGTTCCGGCAACGCGGCCGGGGCGCAAAAGGGCAAGTCAAATGTATAGGTTATTTTTCGACAGACCCTTAGGCAGCGGAACGATGGGAGTGGAACGAGTAAGGGAGGGGGGCGCCGCGTCATGTTGACACGCCGGCGACAGTTCATGAAATTTCCTCCGATGCGGCGGTCAGTTCCGTACCGAAACGGATGCTGCGCTCGGTGGACAGGGCGTCGAAACGGATGACGTAGCAACCCTCGCGGAGACGCAGCTCCGCCACGGTTCCCGCGCCGAAGACGGGATGTACCACGCGTTTGCCGGCTTCAAAGACCGGCCGGTTGTGTCTCAATAGCTCCTCCTCATAGGCGATGCGCCGCCGCGCGTTTTCCTCCAGAGAGGTGTCCAGTGGCGTTATAATTTCTAAATTTTCCCATCCCATGTCGAAGAGAAAGCGTGAGGGACATTTGAAGAGACCGTCGCCCAGCGCACCCTCGGCGTCGGAGAGATAGAGGCGGTCCATCGCTCGGGTCACCGCGACGTAGGCGAGCCGGCGCTCCTCCTCCATGGCATCGAGAGTGTCGATCCGCCGGCCGGGGAAGACGCCTTCGCTCAGGCCGCAAACGAACACATGGGGGAACTCCATGCCTTTTGCGGTGTGAATGGTCATCAGTTTGACGTTCTCACGCGTTCGCGTATCCTCGCGGTCGAGGTTCGTGAGCAGCGCGACCCGCGCCAGAAAGTCCTCCAGTGTGGCGTCCGCGTCCTGTCCCAGCGCCGCTACCGCCCGCGTGAGTTCCGCCATGTTGTCGAGGCGCTCCTGGTCCCCCTGAAGGCGCATGTATTCCTCGTAGCCGCTGTGGACGAGCAGCATCTGGAACACATCGCCGGGCGCCGCGCCGGCGATGTGTATCTCCCGGACGGATTCGACGGCGTACACATAGGCCTGGGCCTCCGAACCCCGGAGCCAGTCCGCGTGCAGGTATAACTTCAGCGCGTTGTAGAGCGACAGATTTTGTTGCGCCGCATATGCCTTTAGAGTGTCCAGCTTCTTCTTGCCTATTCGGCGCGGCGGCGTGTGGATTGTCCGCAAAAACGCGATGTCGTCGCCCGCCGTCACCATCCGCAGGTAGCAGACTAAGTCCTTGATCTCCCGCCGCCCGTAAAATTCGATGCCGCTGAAGATTCGGTAGGGGAGTTCGTGTTCGATCAAACTCTCCTCCAGCGCTCTTGTTAAATGGTGGGCGCGGTACAAAATGGCCACGGAGCCGAGCGGCGTGCCGCCGGCGCGCAGAGCCCCGATCTCGGTGCAGATCCATTCGGCCTCCTCCCGCTCGCCGCGCGCATGACAGTAGAGCGGCCGTCGGCTGGAGGGTCTTGCGGGGACGAGAGGGTGGGGCAGGCGTCGCGTGTTTTTCGCGATCAGCGCGCCCGCCGCCGCAAGGATCTCCGGGGTAGAGCGGTAGTTTGTCGTTAACGCGAGGGTTCTGGCGTTTGGGTATACCTTGTCGAAGTCCAAAAAGAGCGCGACGTGGGCGTCGC is part of the Oscillospiraceae bacterium genome and encodes:
- a CDS encoding histidine kinase, with product MKVYQMRDTGVKRISEKVGIEQLYEKASRGLLQLSISLGLDVVREMMEAEVATYAGPKGKHSMPERTGYRHGTEQTTVVLGGQKVHTERPRVRAVDGTGELPFEVLKLFQDEDPLNEAILAWILNGVSTRKYARTLDVPGARPVWLRGKRGNSVKNRPIRKTLLIYVPSILIPILIFINISYSLVVSTLRDQISLSNIDIASLYVDQVDSYLSDNNLLLVTKRSDTSQLMKLSSPDDDQRLLANVSLFNDFRKTINLYPAIDNIFAYTTKYNCVVSASGEKISYSEKKSLWRYIESLPSNGENVDVNWTLVTINGNKYFLNVKAFDGGYLGIVTKPGTLKSLLPYDKLKITNLIFADNSGNPLTDINLTQEHQLDLSKDLSSYYLTGNAEKQLIVGAESAMANFRLLLVKPDKEIRHNISWVYSLSYVIIIASFLSFAGVIFCLCRKVMNPMERIRDAIIKMGQGDFSFDTSSKGIAREYVDIYNSYMQMLKQIETLKIRNYEERIKRQQAELQFYQMQIKPHFILNCLTTIANLSRTGENEKLYAFISDFSHFSRYMFHKEFVLVSLKDELSQIEHFINMQKIRLPDKVFLMTEIPDDFNDRRIPAMILQTLVENSIKHGLDPSYDICIFIQCSEINSLLNNENILTLVVEDTGKGFPSEVLAEINSPYLEMNHVKGFGLRNVKATLDLNYNGKASIFFENMEPTGAHIEIKLPGKDTYKD
- a CDS encoding ATP-dependent helicase: MTTNDATGLNEAQREAVLTTEGAVRVAAGAGTGKTRALTARFCHLVSALGIAPRNILCATFTNRAAHEMQHRVRAVLGDLDLGFLGTFHAFCVHLLREDIHRLHYPKNFLILDIEDQKQLLLKVFGDMGLTLRETTIKRTIDEVLEAKKLLAQSYIDHLSTPDGQPLAAAVAQAGSRDEAIFLRYLQEQRKCFGCDFNDLINFALYLLEHAPDVRQKWQDRMQYVMVDEFQDVSGRQYKIARILAEKHGNLFIVGDPDQTIYSWRDAHVALFLDFDKVYPNARTLALTTNYRSTPEILAAAGALIAKNTRRLPHPLVPARPSSRRPLYCHARGEREEAEWICTEIGALRAGGTPLGSVAILYRAHHLTRALEESLIEHELPYRIFSGIEFYGRREIKDLVCYLRMVTAGDDIAFLRTIHTPPRRIGKKKLDTLKAYAAQQNLSLYNALKLYLHADWLRGSEAQAYVYAVESVREIHIAGAAPGDVFQMLLVHSGYEEYMRLQGDQERLDNMAELTRAVAALGQDADATLEDFLARVALLTNLDREDTRTRENVKLMTIHTAKGMEFPHVFVCGLSEGVFPGRRIDTLDAMEEERRLAYVAVTRAMDRLYLSDAEGALGDGLFKCPSRFLFDMGWENLEIITPLDTSLEENARRRIAYEEELLRHNRPVFEAGKRVVHPVFGAGTVAELRLREGCYVIRFDALSTERSIRFGTELTAASEEIS
- a CDS encoding transposase → MSLSPQQVASLYARRWNIEVFFKTIKSCLGFARECQSRSFDAIVCSVAVVFTRHMILTWLNLGLPEPETKTDYL